A region of Salinibacter sp. 10B DNA encodes the following proteins:
- a CDS encoding AAA domain-containing protein produces MKLTTKGTRLVRSEAENDETGSGSTGDDIEFQADHVAEAVKEYAAGLEAISLTVHGVTHLTRTQGRHIQIVEIETEESAVNLTEVPVDLRVTGGRMVRGKVVGQEPESSKLFISFHQRVPEDPSGAKLIIDRGYLLRELAVSLKEARRFPRLVEQIFRREATEAVVDRDSVEVADQLLELGRPWGRLLWGPPGAGKTYGVAHFVKELIQRDPGHSVLMVAPSNLAVDVALAELVDQFNAGHEHYSKLISNRRVTRYGYPRKQEILEHAELLGPPQLDRLNGKVKQLSEEIRKKERDQHASDEELATLRAQLLETQETIRERVREHLSDSWIVATTTTSAYMQSSPISELDWDTVILDEATMAPPALCVFLGSLAKEQFLVTGDPRQLGPIFESSASSSRTAQQWMGNDIFDFSGVSSGTGELREIDLDDSTLVQIRAQRRCTEGLWEKVQHLYPRVESEVDEVQRKELVDLPPQSGKPVVLLDTSNTAGMGRCRKEKGSWENEYTAGLAMEVASAIVGEAGTPAPSIAIISPYRAQTNLLREAIKKERQAESKIFDSVEVGTVHQFQGSEADVVIFDVVDGPGRSSPGVLLRGDTGIRLVNVAATRARGKLIVLANRPWFEERPHQVDNRLLWRLVTDRAPSEQMRVKPPSQDGRAVDPKLRQCESPIEKKLLHALQKIPELEDIEPQFVIKNGDQIVSRADFAFPDIKLAVYCDGARWHLRQGQWKRDWRTRNQLQELGWTFNVFPGSDINEDPDRCARQVLKTYRSCT; encoded by the coding sequence GTGAAACTGACCACCAAGGGGACTCGGCTCGTCAGGTCGGAGGCCGAAAACGACGAGACGGGTTCGGGCTCTACCGGTGACGACATTGAGTTCCAGGCGGACCATGTCGCGGAGGCGGTAAAGGAATACGCAGCTGGGTTGGAAGCCATCAGCCTAACTGTACATGGAGTGACGCATTTGACGCGAACGCAGGGCCGGCATATTCAAATCGTTGAGATAGAAACGGAAGAAAGTGCGGTCAATCTAACCGAGGTTCCAGTTGACCTCCGTGTGACCGGTGGACGGATGGTTCGAGGAAAGGTGGTTGGGCAAGAGCCTGAGAGCAGTAAGCTCTTCATATCCTTTCACCAGAGAGTTCCAGAAGATCCCTCCGGGGCAAAACTCATCATCGATCGAGGGTACCTGCTTCGGGAATTGGCCGTTTCCCTCAAAGAGGCACGGAGATTTCCTCGGTTGGTGGAGCAGATTTTTCGGCGAGAGGCGACGGAGGCTGTTGTGGACCGAGACTCCGTGGAGGTCGCTGATCAACTACTTGAACTCGGGCGGCCCTGGGGACGACTCCTCTGGGGGCCTCCTGGAGCGGGGAAGACGTATGGAGTGGCACACTTTGTCAAGGAGCTGATCCAACGGGATCCGGGGCACAGTGTACTGATGGTTGCTCCATCAAATCTTGCCGTCGACGTTGCCCTTGCAGAGCTGGTAGATCAGTTCAATGCGGGTCATGAGCACTATAGCAAACTCATCAGCAATCGGAGAGTCACGCGATACGGCTATCCCCGGAAACAAGAGATTCTCGAACACGCGGAACTGCTTGGTCCGCCGCAGCTGGACCGTCTCAATGGGAAGGTGAAGCAGCTTTCGGAAGAGATACGGAAGAAGGAGCGTGATCAGCACGCATCGGACGAAGAACTCGCTACGCTTCGAGCCCAGCTCCTCGAAACGCAGGAAACGATCCGTGAGCGCGTACGAGAGCATCTGAGTGATAGCTGGATCGTTGCGACCACGACGACCTCAGCGTACATGCAATCGAGTCCCATTTCGGAGTTGGATTGGGATACGGTGATCCTTGATGAAGCGACAATGGCTCCCCCAGCGCTCTGTGTCTTCCTGGGGTCCCTCGCGAAAGAGCAGTTTCTCGTCACCGGAGATCCTCGACAACTGGGACCCATTTTTGAGAGCAGTGCGTCCAGCAGTCGTACCGCTCAGCAGTGGATGGGAAACGACATCTTCGACTTCAGCGGGGTGTCGTCGGGAACTGGGGAGCTACGCGAGATAGACCTGGACGATTCGACGCTCGTCCAAATCCGCGCGCAGCGACGTTGTACGGAGGGACTTTGGGAAAAAGTACAGCACCTTTATCCGAGGGTGGAAAGTGAGGTGGATGAGGTGCAGCGGAAGGAGCTGGTCGACCTTCCCCCGCAGTCAGGAAAGCCTGTGGTCCTTCTCGACACCAGCAATACCGCGGGGATGGGGCGGTGTCGGAAAGAGAAAGGAAGCTGGGAGAACGAGTACACCGCCGGTCTCGCGATGGAGGTCGCCAGTGCCATCGTAGGAGAAGCCGGGACGCCGGCTCCCTCAATTGCAATTATCTCTCCCTACCGGGCCCAGACGAATTTGCTTCGGGAGGCGATCAAGAAGGAGCGTCAAGCCGAGAGCAAAATTTTCGACTCGGTCGAAGTGGGGACGGTCCATCAGTTTCAAGGCAGTGAAGCCGATGTCGTGATCTTCGACGTTGTCGACGGTCCTGGACGATCGAGTCCAGGAGTGCTCCTGAGGGGAGATACGGGAATACGCCTGGTGAACGTGGCCGCAACTCGCGCCCGGGGGAAGCTCATTGTTCTTGCCAACCGGCCCTGGTTCGAGGAACGTCCCCATCAAGTGGATAACCGACTGCTCTGGCGGCTCGTGACGGATCGGGCGCCATCGGAGCAGATGAGGGTCAAGCCGCCATCCCAGGACGGTCGAGCAGTCGATCCGAAGCTGCGCCAGTGCGAATCCCCGATCGAGAAAAAGCTCCTTCATGCACTGCAGAAAATTCCGGAGCTCGAAGACATCGAGCCTCAGTTTGTTATCAAAAACGGAGACCAAATTGTAAGCCGGGCGGACTTTGCCTTTCCCGACATAAAACTCGCCGTGTATTGCGACGGAGCCCGGTGGCACCTGCGACAGGGGCAATGGAAACGAGACTGGCGGACACGGAACCAATTGCAGGAATTGGGCTGGACCTTCAATGTCTTCCCGGGGAGTGATATTAATGAAGATCCTGATCGGTGTGCTCGTCAGGTATTGAAAACGTACCGCTCCTGCACCTGA